Part of the Diprion similis isolate iyDipSimi1 chromosome 10, iyDipSimi1.1, whole genome shotgun sequence genome, CTGGCCTACCACAGCCCATTCACGAAGGTGTAAACACCCTGAAAAAGGTTGGTCAACATCATCTTATGAGTTTCCAATTTCATTCGGCATCTTCGATTTTATCGTAAGCATTTTTTCTGTTAGGGTTTTATACTGCGTTTACATGTTTCAGAAACAACAAGCAAATATTCTAGTCACTTATAATAAGAATCCGATTTCTATTAAAGTAatttcgattgttttttcgtGTTTAGCACATGTACACGTCCCTGGCTGAAATTCAGATtcaaaaggaagaagaaatggCTAGAAATCCAATGAGTACACCCGAGCCAATGCCACGTCAGACGCCAACTGAAATCTTATACCAAGCAATTCTGGCTAATCTTCCGCAGTACAAAATCGCGCTCTTAAAAATACTGCTAGCAGCTGCACCAACGAGCAAAGCCAAAACCGACACAATTAACATTGTGGCTGACGTGCTGCCGGAGGAAATGCCGTAAGATTAtattaattgaagaaaagacAACATTACTTGTTTTAAATGTCGAATCAACTATCTTAAATTGGACAAAAATAGAATCTCGAACACGTTTCTAATACTcgtaatcatattttttcctgCAGAATAACTGTACTGCAATCAATGAAGCTGGGAATTGACGTCAGTCGtcacaaagaaataatcgtcaAAGCCGTATCAGCGATATTACTATTGCTGCTGAAACACTTTAAACTGAACCATGTTTATCAGTTCGAATTCATGTCCCAGCATCTGGTATTCGCAAACTGCATACCAttggttttgaaatttttgaatcaaAACGTGATGACTTACATCGAAGCGGAAAACTTGTGAGTCATATCTGTTCCTCATTGTAAAGTAACCACCTGAAACattcgtttatttaatataagtATAACTCTTCACGTTTTTCCTTCACTTTTTAGCATTCCAATCTTAGATTTCCCCTCATGCGTAATTGGAGATCAGCCCGAACTTACTGCAGAAACTCTTGAAATTGGAGATGGAAAGCCTTACTGTTGGCGCAACATATTTTCCTGTATCAATCTTTTGAGAATCCTGAACAAACTCACCAAATGGAAGCACAGCAGAATAATGGTGCGAATttattagtttgttttttttactaaatttcgcTAAACTCGCTGATTGAATGATGGACGAAAAGCGAAAACCAACGAAAACACAGTCAATCAGTTTCGTTCAgtcttacatttttcattttattattcgcCAAATTTCACACATTTGACGTTATAATTCTGCCTTAGATGCTCGTGGTGTTTAAATCCGCACCAATATTGAAGCGCACTTTGAAAGTGAGACACGGAATGATGCAGCTGTACGTTTTGAAGCTTTTAAAAATGCAGACTAAGTACCTAGGCAGGCAATGGCGAAAATCGAATATGAAAACAATCAGTGCGATTTACGGCAAAGTCCGACATCGCCTAAACGACGATTGGGCTTACGGCAATGGTATGGAAAATCTTCAACCTCTGATTAAGGGTGTCACCTCGTGTGACGGCCGATTTTTTAAGCATTTTCTcggcattttttttactaccaaTGAAAAGATACAACTTTGAACTTTTTATGATACATttacacaaaaattaattgtgaaagttcataatttttttatacaaaaagttCAAAGTTCTATCTTTTTATTGGTTGTCGAGAAAAATGTCTAGAAAATGCTCCAGAAACCGACCATGACACGAGGTGACCCCCTGAACCGAGTGACGATGGGCGGTACaccattttttcattactcgATTGACTTTTTTAGATCTGGAGGCAAGACCGTGGGATTTTCAGGAGGAAGAGTGCGCGTTGCGCGCTTGTGTGGATCGCTTCAATAACCGTCGATACACAAATAACGTTAGAGACAAAGAGATGGAACCGATGGATACGTTTGTCACGTCGGTTTTAGGTTCGGACGTTGAACTCACAGAGGAATTCAAACAACACTACGAGTTGTGGTTACAGCAGGAGGTTTTCCAAGCTAGCATTAATTGGGACGAATTGTTACAGTCTTCAAACTATGAGGTGTAAggattaaattattaattaaattatattcattaaaaacAATTACGTATCGATATAAATCTTGGCATCCAAGTAAATAAATCGTAGGTCATAGGTCGACATTGAAATTCACGTAATCCTGTGTATGGCTAGTCCGGAGTCAAAGAATCCCTGTgacaagttttttgtttttcaattgtaaatattatgtaaTGATCAATACCtagtattatttatattcatgtATGCAGAATGTATATTTAAGCTCAACAGTTGGCCCGAAAATTATAATCCGACCGAGCTTGTATCATAACcgacttttcaattttctgttattcttgtttttcggaattgttattattagtgttgttattattattattcaactttaTAATCATATCAATTGATTCAACTATCGCGACCGCCCCCTGACGATTTCACGTTTCcttgtttttcctttctcaGCTTTTAAATATGCTCAGATGAAAACGTTCACGGCGAAATTATTCCTGGCTTTTTATAAGCATGTTGAACGTCGAATTCACTCCCACGTTAGTgttaattgcaaaaaaaagtaatattgttactattttgttttttctttgttcgcTTTATCTTTTAATTATCCAATTGACCACTGCTCCAGTGATAAAGCCAGAAATTCGTCTAAAGATCTTTCGTGTTTTTCAGCAGTGCATAATTACTTATATCTAAACGCATCAAATTCGTTAGgcagttttgtttttaactcAACGATATTATTTGACATGATTTAcacctgaatattttttttttgtttttgtttttatcttgcGCAAGTATTTAATTTATCTACACAATAAGTAAAATGAACTAAACTCCATCTaatgaattcaaattattcgtCATCAGTGATTAGGCATGCACACGACACgtgcatgtatattatatctatatatttgtaacttgataaattttacaataaatcgTGAAAAcatattaattgaataaaataaaaaaacttgcgGTAAAGTTATGAATTTCTGCTTGCGTCATATTATGCGTAACAACGTTTGGCAGAcgatgaaattaatatttctcaTGTACTtataaacaagtttcaagtttgatcAACTTGTTGAAACCAGGACTGAAATAGAAGGCAAAAAGTATCTGCTGTTAGATGATAAAGGAGGTAATATTTCTCATCTATACCTTATAAATCGCTaggtttattttctctttttgaaCTTTCaggattttaatttatttaacatataataataatctaatCTCATCGCAATTGATCCACAAGTCTCACATAGTGATGATAATTAAATAGAAACAACCCAAATGTGTGTCCCTTATTTATTACAAACATTCTGTGCTCGGTGTAAATGTTAAGACAGTGGGTAACGGAATGTAACGTAGATTGTTGATTTGGAATTTGTAATAAACTTACGTACTTAGTGAGTATCAAGTTTGCCAGTATTCGTCATTTCGCTTCATTTTTCCGTtgcgtaaatatttttctctattttactcaaaaattttattgctcaTCACGGATGATCAAGTTATTGCATtcttttcaaaagatttctttttcctttttttaaataatattattaacaataacaTAGCCTAATAattcttaaatatttaaatatttatcaaaaatattgtacattatTTGTCGTCGTGGTAGAATGCACGATTTCAACTATAATgttgattaatttcattttttatggcTCGTTTATGTTGAAATGATTCTTATGTAACGCTTGAAAGCAACACGATCTATCGAATGATCGTTTAGACCGGAGAAgaatgtgtataaaataaagaaatgcaaAATTTGTTGTATTTTACGTAAATATGATTACAAGAACAGCGTTGAGCAAGCTAGGAAGTAGTTTCCAGGAATGAGTTTAGAATTGTAAACGTCAATTCCGTGTAAaaggaatataaaaataaaaaattgaatgatttaaaTATCCGGGTCAAGTCTAGTTGTAATTAAAcggattgaaaattgttttcgctAGATTCGAGACTTATTTTATCGACTGATAACATCTTTACGCCGCGCCGGAAACATTTCTTCTACCAATAAAATATTACGACTTGCAATAAAACTGACGATTTAATTACTGATGATCAGGTTTCACCCATTTATAGGAACCATAGTacttgaaattgttttctttcgctTTTTCGTTAGCTTCCTTGGGTCCTCGTGAtccatatctgaaaaaatttaggcaatttataacaaaagtgtataaaatttttcaactataaCTATAACAAGTCGGGAAAACTTCTTTCCTCGTCTCGTTCTGTGATCTATTAAGCATTGTACATACTCGTAAGGGATCGGctgaattttttccttctcaatTCTATGGAGTAacggggtgaaaattttccaagcttCGGCGAGTTCGTCACTCCTTACAAAGTGCATTTGCGAACCGCAGAATACATCTAAAATTAGTCTTTCGTATGCATCGGGCAGCTTGAGCTCCTAAATATCGAAACCCCGAGGAATAATAAATTCGTTAAAGTTTTCTTCACGTTAATCAATTTCCAAGTATAAGTTAATAATGGCAAAACTTTACGCACCTTGTATCTACTGCCGTAGGTCAAATCCAACTCAGTTTCCTCCATGTCAAATGTTATGCCCGGAGATTTGGTCatcattttaatataaattgcTTCTCCAGGCTGCAATCGTATCACCAATTCATTTCTCTTTGGCTTACCATCGAATATATCTCCAGGCACATCTCTGTACTGAATTCGAACCTCTGCTTTGCGCTCATTCAATGCTAAGATAGAAAATTCTGTCAGTTATCATACAGTGTCGATCTTCTTGAAGACGATATTATCACTTCTGATggtcaaattcattttttcaattaaaccaCGACGACGGCTTGTCAAGAATTCGAGATGTTCCTACCTTTTCCACACCTCAGGATGAACGGCACGTCGTCCCATctttcattgttaatttttacaaCCGCCATGGCATAGGTTGGGGTGTTTGAACCAGCGGGAACGGTAGGGTCGTCCAGGTATCCGATTCTGGCATCGGGATCGTCGGAGTTGGGATTACCGACATACTGACCAAGCACGACGTCGTCCAATTCAAGGGGGCTTATACATCGAAGTACCTTGACTTTCTCGTCTCTGATCACGAGgaatggtaaaaataattaggaAAAATTCCACGAgataaagtaatgaaaatcgatGAATAAAACATGCTAACCTAATGTCATCCGGATGGCAAGAGGCAGGTTTTTCCATCGCCACGAGAGACAGTATCTGAAGAAGGTGATTTTGCATGACGTCTCTTATGattccaaactcgtcgaagTACCCGCCTCTTCCCTGAGTCCCGAACGGctctttgaaagaaatttgaaccGAAGCTACGCTGTCCCTGTTCCAAGTTGGACTGAATATCCTGTTGCCAAATCTGAGTGTCATCAAATTCTGCACCATTTCTTTACCCAGGTAATGATCTATCCGGTACATTTGTTCCTCCTTGAAGAGCGACGCAAGGTGGTTAGAAAGTTGCTCAGATGAGGCGGCGTCACGTCCAAACGGTTTTTCTATAATTATCCTTGTCCAGCCTCTGGGAAATTGCGACGaagatcattttattttcgaatgaaattcttatgaaaaaattagaagtgtTAGTTCTACTTTGCTCACTTTTGGGCCATGCAGGTACTCCTAATGTGTGACGTGGATTCTTCGAAAACGGAGGGAGGCAGAGCCAGATAAAAGAGTCTGTGAGCCGCGGCAGCTTTTTCGAACTTCTCAAGTTCCTGATTCAGTAGTTCGAAGTCTCGTCTCACGTCGTACTTTCCAGAAACGTAATGATTCAAAGACCAGAATTCCTCATACTTTCCAGCCTCCTCGGGCTTGACGTTCATATATTTATGGCAGTTTTCTCTGATGTTTTTCACCGTCAATTTACTGCGCGAGTATCCAAAgaatgttgttgtttttggCAGCAGATTGTCTCTGAAGAGCCACCACAAAGTTGGGTAGATCTTCTTCTTGGCCAAGTCACCctaaattttgaatgattcataataaatgtaatattatttcaccGCTTTGTGCCAATTGTCAACACGATTTGACCAATTTATATCGTATTTCAAGTATAATAAAGATTACGTAAACTCACAGATGCTCcaagaattacaaaaatatggGGTATCGAGCCGTCAAAGCGTGTTCCTTCCAGGTGATCCATTGTCGCGGATTTCAAAGACTGCCTGATGAAAGCTAGACTTTGCTCAATCGTTGTTTCTGCAATATAAGACAGAAAATCAGTAACGGTTATTTACCTGACCATTTATTCAAGGGGTTTAACTGCTCGGTGACATCGTTGActatagtaaaaaaagaaaactttcatGTTTTTTAGCCAACTTATGATAGGGATGATatttaaaatgaattgaagaaaactttgaggtataatataaatgtttTGCAAATTCATCGTGTAAAAGGAGACAAAATCTACCGCTATATCGTTAATTATAGTGGATAAGGTATCTAAAAAATCATGGTTGTTTTGAATAATGGCTTTCACATATTGCCCATTATCTAATaagcagaaaaaaacaaaatgtttttgtATCAAGTGAGTCTAAACTACCACATAGCAGTGCCAGAAATCATTATCAGCCACAGTTCGTTGTTATCGGAAGCCAATAATGTGGGTATAATATCGACAAGAGTTTccgatagaaaattatttaatactgTGTATTTTATACGAGCTGATAATGACTTTCATCAATATcacaattttgttgaaaaactaTTCGTAGTACTTCAAGGGCGTACAactgtaacaataataacgtcAAAATATGACCATTTGcagtttaatttatataattaaatccTTAAGACTAAATCTTCTccttagtttgattttttcccgcAAATTTATCGTGAATAATAGCAACAGTAATTACATAGAAGTACATGACTCTAAAATACTTGACGAGGGGTACAGAGagtttgttaaaaattcacaaaacttGTATGGATAAAATGATTAATTACGTCTGTGCTAAAGAGTTAATGACTCTCTTGAAACATTAATCATCAATCTAGTCGTCAACTGTCTTCCAGCTCTGGAAAATTTCTAAGTCATTCGATATTCATTATTCGCCGATACGCTGATATATAGATGAAGTtttactgattgtgagagaaagaaaaatatatcgtaCGATTCCGAATCGTCTGACGctatttttatgaaacaatacgtagctgataattttttcactggcAAATATTATCGGAATTCAGTTTAACCAGGATTAATATTACGCTAGTCACttccatatttattattacaaatataaacaaatatcgtAATCGTAATCGTACACGATTGGGAATCCGTCGGTAAAATTTTCGGTGTCGTCTAAAGACGACTTTATTTATACGTGTACTGGCACAAGAATTGCTTTATTAATTACAATGAATATTGCATGGAAGACGATACTCTGTTCTCTAATTTGCATTCGCACTTACGCAATTCGCATGCAAATATTAGACTTATTCGAGAATACGATTATACCGCCTCTTTTTGGGAGattggaaattcaaaaaacgaaTGTGCCTTACGTATCCTACGGCCAACACTCAAAGTTCGATAATAAAACAAAGCACGTGCGTTTATATAATCATGTACGGTGTGCAGAAAATCACGTTATatataaaagagaaataaacttCGAATTTTACAGAACTCCATAATTTATGTACCTATCTATAAATTGCGAACTTTGATTCCCCCGTTTAATTGAAACAAAGTACACTGAATACGAACTTAAATCTAACCAGACATCgattgtcttttttttatttaatcctGATTTCTGGATCGCATATATcattcgtttgaatttctttgaatCAAAGAATAAGAATTAAAGGCACGGAAACAAACcgaagtgcaaaaaaaaaaaaacgaaaaaggaaatcaagcacagaaattattttcaaatcacatCAAACATTTTAacattctttcttctctttttaacATTCCTTTTAATATCGCGCACCGCCAagagtttcaaaattgaaaagtagaatagaaaaaagaaaaaaaaaaatagattttttttcaccgagtcTTTGCCTTTGATTTCTAAGAGAACGGCCTTCCTGCTCACGAACAGCTCAGAAGACAATCAGGTGTAAACTCGTGCGCGTTTGCCGGCAGCATCGAGACGACTGATTGTGAATTCGAACGGCATCAATTGTGCCCGGTGGTCGAATCGAAACTAATTTTCGCAAACTCATGCGGTCGCTTCCGCATTAGACGATAATGATGAAGGATTATAAAATTGGCAAAAGACCGGGTCGCCCGACAATCAACGATCTCGCGATTGGCCGTCGCCAGCCAATCGTAAGCTAACGTCTCTGTTCACGCATGCGCAGCGGCGGATTTCCGAAATGAGTATAAACTGgcgatattattgttattgtaaaattgttaATGATGTATCAAatggtatggaaaaaaaacattcgatGGACGCGTATTTTGTACGAGGTAAAAAGGCGGACTTTGAACGAGAAGATTGTAGGCCGTTAACGTACGTAGGtgtaggtataaataattacaattagCGACTTTATATTCACGAAAAAGATCTTTCAAGTCAATAGTTCTCGCTTGATTGTTCTTACTCGATTCTCGCAGTGAAATTCcttcttacaattttttgccGATCGTTGAGATCTTGAATTTTATCACTGACAAGCAAAACTGCGATACGTCGAATTTTACACAATACAAGATTTACGCATATCTGCACAGTGCAGGTATAAATGATAAGATTTGTATacttatgtatacaatatctAGTCCATATTTCGATTAAAACTTCTGACGTAGCGTAATATTATGATTAATTGTTAGTGGCGAGAGGAACCTCTTTGATAATTGTGACATAATTTTGAAGTTATAAGAAATATGAAAGTCGGTTTGTGCCTTCAGCGATTACGTAATATCGCTCTATGTATGCCTTATACATTGCTCGATGAAGAAAATGAACTGCTTGCTACATCAGCGAATCTCATTTCCACTACATGAACTTACTTTACAACGTTTCGTTAAACCGATTTACAAGGTATCAGCTATCTTTCAAGAATCGCTAAAGCGAGAATAAATTTAGATATGAAAAATCAAGTACGGTGCTTCGACCAGCTTGATTTACAAAAGATTTCAACGACGTGATACTTTTTCCAACATAcgtattagaaatttttttatgatgtTGGAGTTAGTAACGTTGTTGTAACAAAAGATGGGaaataatttccttttttttcaattttataattactcAAGGaacaaagatttcaaaatatgaatatattcttGCTTTcttacggtttactgaattttaaacaattcttAAGTTGCGAAATAATGGCTTTTTTCTCAACATAAATTGTTACAATAAGGTTAGTAACTTCGACATAATGATTTCATTCTGTTTCAACTAATCGCCGAAGATCATCAGTACTTTTAAAATGAGCTATGACCAATGAATTACTAAAAATAATAGATTTtggattaatcgattatttttcaaaaactcaaataatcgattataatcgtttcaaaaaatgcGAAACAATCCATGAATTTTTACCGTTTCAATCGAGTCGTGTCTGATTATTTTTCGAACTGGATTAATTGATGCATCCATGATTTTTAGCCACGTGGCTATCACTATTCCAGAATTATTTGATTCGAATCGATCACGCATTGATCGAGGTacgaatattttaaattttccatattttcg contains:
- the LOC124410874 gene encoding glucose-6-phosphate 1-dehydrogenase isoform X2, which produces MDHLEGTRFDGSIPHIFVILGASGDLAKKKIYPTLWWLFRDNLLPKTTTFFGYSRSKLTVKNIRENCHKYMNVKPEEAGKYEEFWSLNHYVSGKYDVRRDFELLNQELEKFEKAAAAHRLFYLALPPSVFEESTSHIRSTCMAQKGWTRIIIEKPFGRDAASSEQLSNHLASLFKEEQMYRIDHYLGKEMVQNLMTLRFGNRIFSPTWNRDSVASVQISFKEPFGTQGRGGYFDEFGIIRDVMQNHLLQILSLVAMEKPASCHPDDIRDEKVKVLRCISPLELDDVVLGQYVGNPNSDDPDARIGYLDDPTVPAGSNTPTYAMAVVKINNERWDDVPFILRCGKALNERKAEVRIQYRDVPGDIFDGKPKRNELVIRLQPGEAIYIKMMTKSPGITFDMEETELDLTYGSRYKELKLPDAYERLILDVFCGSQMHFVRSDELAEAWKIFTPLLHRIEKEKIQPIPYEYGSRGPKEANEKAKENNFKYYGSYKWVKPDHQ
- the LOC124410874 gene encoding glucose-6-phosphate 1-dehydrogenase isoform X1; amino-acid sequence: MANSTRETTIEQSLAFIRQSLKSATMDHLEGTRFDGSIPHIFVILGASGDLAKKKIYPTLWWLFRDNLLPKTTTFFGYSRSKLTVKNIRENCHKYMNVKPEEAGKYEEFWSLNHYVSGKYDVRRDFELLNQELEKFEKAAAAHRLFYLALPPSVFEESTSHIRSTCMAQKGWTRIIIEKPFGRDAASSEQLSNHLASLFKEEQMYRIDHYLGKEMVQNLMTLRFGNRIFSPTWNRDSVASVQISFKEPFGTQGRGGYFDEFGIIRDVMQNHLLQILSLVAMEKPASCHPDDIRDEKVKVLRCISPLELDDVVLGQYVGNPNSDDPDARIGYLDDPTVPAGSNTPTYAMAVVKINNERWDDVPFILRCGKALNERKAEVRIQYRDVPGDIFDGKPKRNELVIRLQPGEAIYIKMMTKSPGITFDMEETELDLTYGSRYKELKLPDAYERLILDVFCGSQMHFVRSDELAEAWKIFTPLLHRIEKEKIQPIPYEYGSRGPKEANEKAKENNFKYYGSYKWVKPDHQ